The following proteins are encoded in a genomic region of Iodidimonas sp. SYSU 1G8:
- a CDS encoding homogentisate 1,2-dioxygenase, with protein sequence MRHGLLYTVLGLALALAQTAAAMPDCTGKSSEIPAELSAWNMRTAVAAAPAASAAPEVTLGGAADVALAKDSSIAYAAAPGKAGAADSHGGLLALDVTDAGTYQVALGGKAWVDVIRDGRAIPSTTHGHGPDCSGIAKIVDFPLEPGRYLVQIAGSASPAITLLVLRRP encoded by the coding sequence ATGCGTCACGGACTGCTCTATACGGTTTTGGGGCTGGCGCTCGCTCTGGCGCAAACGGCGGCGGCCATGCCTGACTGCACCGGTAAGTCCAGCGAAATCCCCGCGGAACTCTCGGCCTGGAACATGCGCACCGCGGTCGCGGCAGCCCCCGCGGCGTCAGCCGCCCCCGAGGTCACCCTCGGGGGCGCCGCCGATGTGGCGTTGGCGAAGGACAGCTCGATCGCCTACGCGGCCGCGCCGGGAAAGGCAGGCGCGGCGGACAGCCATGGCGGCCTGTTGGCTCTCGACGTCACCGACGCAGGCACCTATCAGGTCGCGCTCGGCGGCAAGGCGTGGGTCGATGTGATCCGCGACGGCAGGGCGATCCCCTCGACGACGCATGGCCATGGGCCGGACTGCTCCGGTATCGCCAAGATCGTGGACTTCCCGCTGGAGCCGGGTCGCTATCTGGTACAGATCGCCGGGAGCGCGTCGCCCGCGATCACGCTACTGGTCCTGCGCCGGCCGTGA
- a CDS encoding glycosyltransferase family 1 protein, with protein MPDQSLRVALFSGNYNYVTDGAAVALNHLVSYLERRGIPSLVFSATVDPPAFEPAGTLVSVPSVPLPGRSEYRMALGLPRAQRERLKAFRPTLFHLAAPDLLGYAARRLARRWNMPCVASFHTRYDTYFRYYHAAWVEKYVTRYLQHFYAECEQIYVPSESTAEVLRQQQMARDVRIWSRGVDEARFNPGRRDTAWRRSMGIADDEVVVAFVGRLVLEKGIDSFVRTILGLRAKGIAHRVMVVGDGPEHQRFAAALPDDAVFTGHLEGDALARAYASSDIFLNPSVTETFGIVTLESMASGLPAVCADATGSRSLVASGESGFLVTPDCQGDYIEAVAALVTDGELRRAMGAAAHDRSRRYTWDAVMEELLGHYREVIALRRGLAADTVPAGASAVANGTALT; from the coding sequence ATGCCTGACCAATCGCTCAGGGTCGCCCTGTTCTCGGGCAATTACAATTATGTGACCGATGGCGCCGCCGTCGCGCTCAATCATCTCGTTTCCTATCTGGAGCGGCGGGGCATCCCCAGCCTGGTCTTCTCGGCGACCGTCGATCCGCCCGCCTTCGAGCCGGCGGGAACCCTCGTTTCGGTGCCCTCTGTCCCGCTTCCGGGCCGGTCGGAATATCGAATGGCGCTGGGCCTGCCGCGCGCCCAGCGCGAACGCCTGAAGGCGTTCCGTCCTACCCTGTTCCATCTCGCGGCGCCGGATCTGCTGGGCTATGCCGCGCGGCGTCTGGCGCGGCGCTGGAACATGCCGTGCGTGGCCTCGTTCCACACCCGGTACGATACCTATTTTCGCTATTATCACGCTGCTTGGGTCGAGAAATACGTCACCCGGTACCTCCAGCACTTCTACGCGGAATGCGAACAGATCTATGTGCCGTCGGAGTCCACGGCCGAGGTGCTGCGCCAGCAGCAGATGGCCCGCGACGTGCGGATCTGGAGCCGGGGCGTCGACGAGGCCCGATTCAATCCGGGCCGGCGCGATACGGCCTGGCGGCGCTCCATGGGTATCGCCGACGACGAGGTGGTGGTGGCGTTCGTGGGACGGCTGGTCCTGGAGAAAGGGATCGATTCGTTCGTGCGGACCATCCTCGGCCTGCGGGCAAAGGGGATCGCTCACCGTGTCATGGTCGTGGGCGACGGCCCGGAACATCAGCGATTCGCGGCGGCGCTGCCCGACGACGCCGTGTTCACGGGCCACCTGGAAGGCGATGCCCTGGCGCGGGCCTATGCGTCCTCGGATATTTTTCTCAATCCCAGCGTCACGGAAACATTCGGCATCGTGACGCTGGAATCCATGGCATCGGGGCTTCCGGCCGTCTGTGCCGACGCGACCGGTTCGCGCTCGCTGGTGGCCTCGGGCGAAAGCGGCTTTCTCGTCACCCCCGACTGTCAGGGTGATTATATCGAGGCGGTCGCGGCGCTGGTCACCGATGGCGAGTTGCGCCGCGCGATGGGCGCCGCCGCCCATGACCGGTCGCGGCGCTACACGTGGGACGCCGTCATGGAAGAGCTGCTGGGTCATTACCGCGAGGTCATCGCGCTTCGGCGCGGCCTGGCGGCCGACACCGTCCCGGCAGGGGCGTCCGCCGTCGCCAACGGTACCGCGCTGACGTGA
- a CDS encoding response regulator transcription factor encodes MGDRTAIALIEDDPALAKAMAQYLSFSGFEVAIGASCEEARLIARTQPIALFILDRILPDGDGLSLAGFLRTISDAAIIILSGRGEVNARIEGLNTGADDYLVKPAAPEELLARVNAVIRRSRSARPVEANNGSIWRVNNFTLDAVNNQLTGDAGASAALTEIETLILSRLIQSQNDVVDKNSLSMFALGRAWQPEDRSIDVHLARLRRKFRDVGLNDNVIHTVRGKGYRFVTSSLT; translated from the coding sequence ATGGGCGATCGCACTGCTATCGCATTGATTGAAGACGACCCGGCTCTTGCGAAGGCAATGGCCCAGTATCTGTCGTTCTCTGGGTTCGAGGTGGCCATCGGCGCCTCGTGCGAGGAGGCGCGCCTGATCGCCCGCACCCAGCCGATCGCCCTGTTCATCCTGGACCGTATCCTGCCCGATGGCGACGGTCTGTCGCTGGCGGGCTTTCTGCGCACGATCTCGGATGCGGCCATCATCATCCTCTCGGGCAGGGGCGAAGTGAACGCCCGGATCGAAGGCCTGAACACCGGCGCCGACGACTATCTGGTCAAGCCCGCGGCGCCCGAGGAACTGCTCGCGCGGGTCAACGCCGTCATTCGCCGGTCGCGCAGCGCCCGTCCGGTCGAGGCCAATAACGGATCCATCTGGCGGGTGAACAATTTCACCCTCGATGCGGTCAACAACCAGTTGACCGGCGACGCCGGGGCCAGCGCCGCGCTGACCGAGATCGAGACGCTCATCCTGTCGCGCCTGATCCAGAGTCAGAACGACGTGGTGGACAAGAACAGCCTGAGCATGTTCGCGCTGGGCCGCGCATGGCAGCCGGAGGACCGCAGCATCGACGTGCATCTGGCGCGGCTGCGGCGCAAGTTCCGCGACGTGGGACTGAACGACAACGTCATCCACACCGTCCGCGGCAAAGGCTACCGCTTCGTCACATCGTCCCTCACTTGA
- a CDS encoding transglutaminase-like cysteine peptidase has protein sequence MSIQPRHGFIVPWFSVIAASILAWSLAVAPASAAGRTDTNSLDRISVAADPLTEAFGARPVMPLDVGHSSKWTDVLRRQESALVSPSPCQDESAEHCFKTFWNQTLVELRPLSRAEQVQRVNDIVNKMGYWSDWDIYRQADYWATPEEMFNQQGGDCEDFALFKYFLLRELGVAPEDMRMTLVAFNDQAHMVSLVMVDGAPVVLDCVELRTMPPEQLEQYQAVYSLSEKNWWLLAAADQPAAGQVAAR, from the coding sequence ATGTCAATCCAGCCTCGTCATGGCTTTATTGTGCCGTGGTTCTCGGTCATTGCGGCGTCCATCCTGGCATGGTCGCTCGCGGTGGCGCCGGCCTCGGCCGCGGGCCGCACGGACACCAATTCCCTCGACCGCATCAGCGTCGCGGCGGACCCTCTGACGGAGGCGTTCGGCGCTCGCCCGGTGATGCCGCTCGATGTCGGACATTCCAGCAAATGGACGGATGTGCTCCGGCGGCAGGAAAGCGCCCTGGTCAGCCCGTCGCCGTGCCAGGACGAGAGCGCGGAACACTGCTTCAAGACCTTCTGGAACCAGACGCTCGTCGAGCTGCGGCCGCTGTCGCGCGCGGAACAGGTGCAGCGGGTGAACGATATCGTCAACAAGATGGGCTACTGGTCCGACTGGGACATCTACCGGCAGGCCGATTACTGGGCGACGCCGGAAGAAATGTTCAACCAGCAGGGTGGCGACTGCGAGGATTTCGCCCTGTTCAAGTATTTCCTGCTGCGGGAACTGGGCGTCGCGCCGGAGGACATGCGCATGACGCTGGTCGCCTTCAACGACCAGGCGCACATGGTCTCGCTGGTGATGGTCGACGGCGCGCCCGTCGTGCTGGACTGCGTCGAGCTCCGGACCATGCCGCCCGAGCAGCTGGAGCAGTACCAGGCCGTCTACTCCCTGAGCGAAAAGAACTGGTGGCTGCTGGCCGCCGCGGATCAACCTGCCGCGGGCCAGGTCGCCGCCCGCTAA